The genomic window TACTACTCTTGTCAAATTTAAGGTGGGTTACGAGAATATTTAAGCGTTCTAAATCTACTAGCTACTAAATAAGTACTAGATAGAGTATCTAAATGCGGGATTTTCGAAGTCGGTAAGATCTGCAAACTCTTGGTTCTCGATCTCTACGTACTTGTCTCCCAGTTCTGCCTGGAGCCTGTCtctcttgttgttttccCTAACGTTTAGCCATGTCATAGCGGCCATCAAAACAATAGCGGCACAGTAGCACCCGACAATAGCGGCCTTAGCCTTGGGGTAGTTTGGAGCGTCTGACGATCTGAATGTCTGTGGTCCAATAATGTTACCAGCGGAGTAGCCGATCAACGAGATGGCATTGGCTGTTAATTTCTTAGTGTGTCCTGCAGTATTGGAAGCGACGCACGAGGTGACGGTGATGATACCCACGGGCGCGATACCCGTGATGTAATAGCCAGCTAGCGCAGcgtttttgttctttgcaAAGGCAAGCATCGCGGATGACATAACACACAGTAATAGGTAGATCTCGGAGACTatcattctctttttgaCGAAGATCGAAATGAATGGAAGCACGACCAACCCGACTAGTTCACAGGCTCCAATGGGCGCCTTCATGAGGAGCGACTTGGATGTGCTGTACCCGAGACCCTTTAAGATAATAGAACCGAAAGAACTGATACCACCGTTTGGAATAGCAACACTGATTCCAATGAAGAAGTACAGCCACGTCCTGACGTCCATAAAACACTCCTTCATTTGATggaacttgaacttcttggaACCGAACCCCTGGTTATTACCACGGATTCTCTCCAACACGACGAGTTTCTCCCTTTCGCTCAAAAATTTGGCGCCAGCGGGAGTGTTTGGCATAATCGCCAAGATCATCAAGCCGTTCAAGATGGTGAAACATCCGACAATTAGGAATAAAACCTTGTATGCCTCCATTGAGTAGGCGTGCAAATGCTTGTACAACCCGAAGGACACTAGGGCAAGAATAACGGTACCCAAACCGTTACAGCCGTACAACACACCAATGTAACCAAAATGTTCGGACTTTTTGTAGTACTGGTTCATCATGATAACAAAAATAGGAGATACAAAGGCCTCCAAGACTCCAAGCAATGTCCTAAGCAGGATGAAAGTGGCGTATGATTTGGATGTGACATGTAAACACTGGATAACACCCCAGATAACGATACACGCGGCGGAAGTCCTCATACTTGGCAATTTCTGTAGTAGCACCGCAGCCAATGGCGACGCACAAAGATATCCCAAGTAGAAACAGGACGTGGTCCAGGAATACATATCCTTCACCATATGGTAATCCTTCTGAATACCCATAACAGCAGCAAAACTGATACATGTCTTGTCCATGAACTGAATCATGtataaaaatgaaaacaaaggCATGACAATCATGTCCAATTTCCTCTTGACAGCACgatcctcttcttttgtaaGAGTAATGTGTTCGTGGTGCTTGGCAAACTCCATAGcctcatcaacaacatcatcTATCACAACCACCTTACCAGAAGGCGATATAACGCTTAGTAACTGAGCATCCGTCACAGatgcttcttcaatggaCTCCACCTTGTTAATGGTGAGGTCCTTAGCATCCAGACTTACTGAGGAGCTAACCATTTTCTTATTATTACGCTTTGTCCGAACCCTTAATTCCTCTATCGACAACACTGTCACTTAgatgattcttcttcttcttcttcttgtctttcttgttttattcAAACACGGCTAACATCGATCAACACAAATTTGACTACCAATCGTGACTCTTTCAGCCTTATTATATACGCCTCGAAAACAATTGCTTTAACCTATTCTTTACCTTATTACCATTGATACCCTTTATCAACCCGAAGATTGTAATGctaatcttcttcttctccttcacAAAAGTCTCAAATTATATCGTATCTAAGATCCTATGACTCTCTTATCTCCAC from Kluyveromyces marxianus DMKU3-1042 DNA, complete genome, chromosome 6 includes these protein-coding regions:
- the DAL5 gene encoding allantoate permease produces the protein MVSSSVSLDAKDLTINKVESIEEASVTDAQLLSVISPSGKVVVIDDVVDEAMEFAKHHEHITLTKEEDRAVKRKLDMIVMPLFSFLYMIQFMDKTCISFAAVMGIQKDYHMVKDMYSWTTSCFYLGYLCASPLAAVLLQKLPSMRTSAACIVIWGVIQCLHVTSKSYATFILLRTLLGVLEAFVSPIFVIMMNQYYKKSEHFGYIGVLYGCNGLGTVILALVSFGLYKHLHAYSMEAYKVLFLIVGCFTILNGLMILAIMPNTPAGAKFLSEREKLVVLERIRGNNQGFGSKKFKFHQMKECFMDVRTWLYFFIGISVAIPNGGISSFGSIILKGLGYSTSKSLLMKAPIGACELVGLVVLPFISIFVKKRMIVSEIYLLLCVMSSAMLAFAKNKNAALAGYYITGIAPVGIITVTSCVASNTAGHTKKLTANAISLIGYSAGNIIGPQTFRSSDAPNYPKAKAAIVGCYCAAIVLMAAMTWLNVRENNKRDRLQAELGDKYVEIENQEFADLTDFENPAFRYSI